The following are encoded in a window of Candidatus Methylomirabilota bacterium genomic DNA:
- a CDS encoding alpha-ketoacid dehydrogenase subunit beta, producing the protein MAKLNMVKALNLALLQEMERDPDVLIIGEDVGVDGGVFRVTEDLHRKFGGTRVVDSPLAEAGIIGASVGMALYGLKPICEIQFSGFAFQCFHQIENHAARYRMRTQGRFGCQMVVRMPYGGGVRALEHHSESEEQFYAHIPGLKMVIPSGPRNARALLASAIRDPDPVIFFEAKALYHAAKEDVPDEMETMEIGRARVDRAGDDLTIVAYGAMVRVAREAADRLQQEDGVGSEIVDLLTISPLDRDTLAASVRKTGRAVIVHEAPKSFGPGAEIATSIMEGAFLSLEAPIQRVTAHDVPFVGFARERANLPDVPRVLTACRETLKF; encoded by the coding sequence GTGGCGAAGCTGAACATGGTCAAGGCGCTGAACCTGGCGCTGCTCCAGGAGATGGAGCGCGATCCGGACGTGCTGATCATCGGCGAGGACGTGGGCGTGGACGGCGGCGTCTTTCGCGTCACCGAGGACCTGCACCGGAAGTTCGGCGGCACGCGAGTGGTGGACAGTCCCCTGGCCGAGGCCGGCATCATCGGGGCCTCCGTGGGCATGGCTCTCTACGGGCTCAAGCCGATCTGCGAGATCCAGTTCTCGGGGTTCGCCTTCCAGTGCTTCCATCAGATCGAGAACCACGCCGCCCGCTACCGCATGCGGACGCAGGGGCGCTTCGGCTGCCAGATGGTGGTGCGAATGCCCTACGGCGGCGGCGTTCGCGCGCTGGAGCACCACTCCGAGAGCGAGGAGCAGTTCTACGCGCACATCCCGGGGCTCAAGATGGTGATCCCGTCCGGACCCCGCAATGCGCGGGCGCTCCTGGCCTCGGCCATCCGCGATCCTGACCCGGTGATCTTCTTCGAGGCCAAGGCCCTCTATCACGCGGCCAAGGAGGACGTGCCCGACGAGATGGAGACGATGGAGATCGGCCGCGCCCGGGTCGACCGCGCCGGTGACGATCTGACCATCGTGGCCTACGGCGCGATGGTCCGCGTCGCCCGCGAAGCCGCCGACCGCCTGCAACAGGAGGACGGCGTGGGGTCCGAGATCGTCGATCTGCTCACGATCTCTCCCCTCGACCGCGACACGCTCGCCGCCTCCGTCCGCAAGACCGGCCGGGCCGTCATCGTGCACGAGGCCCCGAAGAGCTTCGGCCCCGGCGCCGAGATCGCCACGTCGATCATGGAGGGCGCCTTCCTCTCTCTGGAGGCGCCGATCCAGCGGGTGACCGCCCACGACGTGCCGTTCGTCGGCTTCGCCCGGGAGCGCGCCAACCTGCCCGACGTCCCCCGGGTGCTGACGGCCTGTCGCGAGACCCTGAAGTTCTAG
- the lpdA gene encoding dihydrolipoyl dehydrogenase, giving the protein MGDLVDEVDVAVLGGGPGGYSAAFRCGDLGLETVVIDTTGRLGGACLYEGCIPSKALLHVAAVLSEAGRAKEFGVDFGEPRISLDPLRKWKQERVVGKLARGLASVARGKHVEVVGGRGVFEDSTTLRIEGGDALRKIRFKHAIVATGSRASALPGVTLVSDRLMDSTAALELPDIPERLLVIGGGYIGLEMGTVYATLGSQVTLVEMTDGLLPGVDRDLVQPLQRRIEKLFTAVHLKTKVTALREAGGAIEADWEGQGTQRFDRVLIAVGRRAQSGGLGLEATRVRLAARTGFVQVDDRCRTDDPHIYAVGDVTGEPMLAHRAMRQGKVAAEAIAGQPSAFDNVAIPAVVFTDPEIAWCGLSEAQAKAQGIEPKVSKFQWAASGRAATIGRSDGLTKLVADAQSGRVVGVGIVGPGAGELIAEATLAVETAALVEDVAATIHAHPTLSETFMEAAENLLG; this is encoded by the coding sequence ATGGGTGATCTCGTCGACGAAGTCGACGTGGCCGTGCTGGGGGGCGGACCCGGCGGCTACTCGGCCGCGTTCCGCTGCGGCGACCTGGGGCTCGAAACGGTGGTCATCGACACGACCGGTCGGCTGGGGGGCGCCTGCCTCTACGAGGGCTGCATTCCCAGCAAGGCGCTCCTGCACGTCGCCGCGGTGCTCAGCGAGGCGGGGCGCGCGAAGGAGTTCGGCGTCGACTTCGGCGAGCCGCGCATCTCGCTCGACCCGCTGCGGAAGTGGAAGCAGGAGCGCGTGGTCGGCAAGCTCGCCCGCGGGCTCGCCTCGGTGGCCCGCGGGAAGCACGTCGAGGTGGTGGGCGGACGCGGCGTGTTCGAGGACTCGACCACCCTGCGCATCGAGGGCGGCGACGCGCTGCGGAAGATCCGATTCAAGCACGCCATCGTGGCCACCGGCTCGCGGGCGAGCGCGCTGCCCGGCGTGACGCTCGTCAGCGACCGCCTGATGGACTCCACCGCGGCGCTCGAGCTGCCCGACATCCCGGAGCGGCTGCTGGTCATCGGCGGGGGCTACATCGGTCTCGAGATGGGCACGGTGTACGCCACGCTGGGCAGTCAGGTGACGCTCGTCGAGATGACCGACGGGCTCCTGCCGGGGGTGGACCGCGACCTCGTCCAGCCGCTCCAGCGCCGGATCGAGAAGCTGTTCACCGCCGTCCACCTGAAGACGAAGGTCACCGCCCTGCGCGAGGCGGGCGGAGCGATCGAGGCGGATTGGGAGGGCCAGGGCACCCAGCGCTTCGACCGGGTCCTGATCGCGGTGGGGCGGCGCGCGCAGAGCGGCGGGCTGGGCCTCGAGGCCACGCGCGTGCGGCTGGCCGCTCGCACCGGCTTCGTCCAGGTGGACGATCGCTGCCGCACCGACGACCCCCACATCTACGCGGTGGGCGACGTCACCGGCGAGCCGATGCTCGCCCACCGAGCCATGCGCCAGGGCAAGGTGGCCGCCGAGGCCATCGCCGGCCAGCCGTCCGCGTTCGACAACGTGGCCATCCCGGCCGTCGTCTTCACCGATCCCGAGATCGCCTGGTGCGGGCTCAGCGAGGCTCAGGCCAAGGCGCAGGGCATCGAGCCCAAGGTCTCGAAATTCCAATGGGCAGCATCCGGCCGTGCCGCGACGATCGGCCGCTCCGACGGCCTCACCAAGCTGGTCGCGGATGCGCAGTCCGGGCGTGTTGTCGGTGTCGGCATCGTCGGCCCCGGCGCGGGCGAGCTGATCGCGGAGGCCACCCTGGCGGTCGAGACCGCGGCGCTCGTCGAGGACGTCGCGGCCACCATCCACGCCCACCCGACCTTGTCCGAGACCTTCATGGAAGCGGCCGAGAACCTTCTCGGCTAG
- a CDS encoding dihydrolipoamide acetyltransferase family protein translates to MSRPFALPDLGEGLTEAEIVAVLVREGDVIAEDAPLLEVETDKAQVEIPSPMGGRVEKIHVSPGQTVKVGTVLVTFADDGASAQPAAAAGDAAHRKPTAAPPRRAAPGQSSPAPAEPSAAPRPSAAPAPAAGPVAATPATRRLARELGVALPGVRGTGPGGRIVDDDVRAAAARAGQPTAVAPAERAKPAAPAAPAKPLAGVGLEPPPLPRFEQWGPVERTPLSHLRRTIAERMTLSATLIPHVTHFDRADITDLDAIITRNLEAARAQGVTLTLTGFLLKATALALRSHPQFNASLDPAAGEMILKRYYHVGVAVATERGLIVPVLRDVDRKPVLEVARELGALAQRVREGKATLDDLRGGTFTITNIGALGGTAAIPIINYPEVAILGVARARQEPVVRQGQIVPRLILPLTLTFDHRIADGADGARLATDIVQRLEAPERLLWEW, encoded by the coding sequence ATGTCCAGGCCATTTGCGCTGCCCGACCTCGGAGAGGGCTTGACCGAGGCGGAGATCGTCGCGGTCCTCGTGCGGGAAGGCGACGTGATCGCCGAGGACGCTCCGCTGCTCGAGGTGGAGACCGACAAAGCGCAGGTGGAAATCCCCTCGCCGATGGGCGGCCGGGTGGAGAAGATCCACGTCTCGCCTGGCCAGACCGTGAAGGTCGGTACCGTGCTGGTGACCTTCGCCGACGACGGCGCGTCGGCGCAGCCGGCTGCCGCGGCCGGCGACGCGGCTCATCGGAAGCCGACGGCTGCGCCACCCCGGCGGGCGGCACCGGGTCAATCGTCTCCGGCGCCGGCCGAGCCGTCCGCGGCGCCTCGGCCATCGGCGGCGCCGGCTCCCGCCGCGGGCCCCGTGGCCGCCACCCCGGCCACGCGCCGACTCGCGCGCGAGCTGGGCGTGGCACTCCCGGGCGTCCGCGGCACCGGGCCGGGCGGCCGGATCGTCGACGACGACGTGCGGGCCGCGGCGGCACGGGCGGGCCAGCCGACGGCCGTCGCGCCGGCGGAGCGCGCGAAACCGGCCGCGCCCGCGGCACCGGCCAAGCCGCTGGCCGGCGTCGGCCTGGAGCCGCCGCCCCTACCGCGATTCGAGCAGTGGGGACCCGTCGAGCGCACGCCCCTGTCGCACCTCCGCCGGACCATCGCGGAGCGCATGACGCTGTCGGCCACGCTGATTCCGCACGTCACGCACTTCGACCGCGCCGATATCACGGACCTGGACGCGATCATCACCCGCAACCTCGAGGCCGCGCGCGCCCAGGGCGTCACGCTGACCCTGACCGGCTTCCTGCTCAAGGCCACCGCGCTGGCGCTGCGGAGCCATCCCCAGTTCAACGCGAGCCTCGATCCCGCCGCCGGGGAGATGATCCTCAAGCGCTACTACCACGTCGGCGTGGCGGTGGCCACCGAGCGCGGCCTCATCGTGCCGGTGCTGCGCGACGTCGATCGCAAGCCGGTGCTCGAGGTCGCGCGAGAGCTGGGTGCGCTGGCCCAGCGCGTTCGCGAGGGCAAGGCCACGCTCGACGATCTGCGCGGGGGCACCTTCACCATCACCAACATCGGCGCGCTCGGCGGCACCGCCGCGATCCCGATCATCAACTATCCGGAGGTCGCCATCCTGGGCGTGGCCCGGGCCCGCCAGGAACCGGTCGTGCGTCAGGGCCAGATCGTCCCGCGGCTGATCCTGCCGCTGACCCTCACCTTCGATCACCGCATCGCCGACGGGGCGGACGGCGCGCGCCTCGCCACCGACATCGTGCAGCGGCTCGAGGCGCCCGAGCGCCTGCTCTGGGAGTGGTAG